Proteins found in one Limnohabitans sp. TEGF004 genomic segment:
- a CDS encoding bifunctional 3-phosphoshikimate 1-carboxyvinyltransferase/cytidylate kinase produces MFSTAFLDLPALQGASGTVTLPGSKSISNRVLLLSALCQGTTVVHDLLDSDDTRVMLAALGQLGCGVDVQGTTVTITGLGGQLKHQDAIEFFMGNAGTAMRPLTAALAVLGGDFTLKGVPRMHERPIGDLVDALRLLGCKIDYLGNDGFPPLHIGKPTLKVDAPIQVRGDVSSQFLTALLMALPLAAKSQDIVIEVVGELISKPYIDITLNLLARYGIAVKRDGWQRFTIPQGCSYQSPGTIHVEADASSASYFIALGAIAEGDGIRIQGVGADSIQGDIRFMDAAAQMGAKITSGPNWLEINRGAWPLKGITLDCNHIPDAAMTLAVMALYADGPTTLRNIASWRVKETDRIVAMATECRKLGATVEEGPDWITVHPLPNGKHNNASAQGQWNAASIHTYDDHRVAMCFSLAAFNADQVPVRIEDPKCVAKTFPDYFEALFSVSHAKVQDIPVICIDGPTASGKGTLASRVAQALGYHYLDSGALYRVTAYAALKAGLSLEANDEARIADLARTLPVRFEGEAVWLGNEDVSNAIRTEQAGMNASKVSVLPTVRTALVALQHSFQRLPGLLADGRDMGTVIFPDAPLKVFLTASAAQRAERRHKQLISKGISTTLDSLRADLEARDARDSSRSVAPLKAAQDAYQLDNSSLSIEASVDQVLTWWQAKQPF; encoded by the coding sequence ATGTTCTCCACCGCCTTCCTCGACCTCCCCGCGCTGCAAGGCGCTTCTGGCACTGTCACGCTGCCTGGCTCTAAAAGCATTTCAAACCGTGTGCTGCTACTCTCGGCTCTGTGCCAAGGCACCACCGTCGTGCACGACCTGCTGGATTCGGATGACACTCGCGTGATGTTGGCCGCACTAGGCCAACTCGGCTGCGGTGTGGACGTGCAAGGCACGACCGTGACCATCACGGGCTTAGGTGGTCAGCTCAAGCACCAAGACGCGATTGAGTTTTTCATGGGCAACGCAGGCACTGCTATGCGCCCACTCACCGCTGCACTCGCAGTGCTGGGCGGTGACTTCACGCTCAAGGGCGTGCCACGCATGCACGAGCGTCCAATTGGCGATTTGGTCGATGCGTTGCGTTTGCTCGGCTGCAAGATTGACTACTTGGGCAACGACGGCTTTCCACCGCTGCACATTGGTAAACCCACCCTCAAAGTAGATGCCCCCATTCAAGTGCGCGGCGATGTGTCGAGCCAGTTCCTCACAGCGTTGTTGATGGCTTTGCCTTTGGCTGCCAAATCACAAGACATCGTGATTGAAGTGGTGGGCGAGCTCATCAGCAAGCCCTATATCGACATCACGCTCAATCTGTTGGCGCGTTACGGCATTGCGGTGAAGCGTGATGGCTGGCAACGCTTCACCATTCCGCAAGGTTGCAGCTACCAATCGCCAGGCACGATTCACGTCGAAGCTGATGCTTCTTCGGCCAGTTATTTCATCGCACTCGGCGCTATCGCTGAAGGCGACGGTATCCGCATCCAAGGCGTAGGCGCAGATTCGATCCAAGGCGACATCCGCTTCATGGACGCTGCCGCACAAATGGGCGCAAAAATTACTAGTGGACCCAACTGGCTCGAAATCAACCGTGGCGCTTGGCCGCTCAAAGGCATCACCCTCGACTGCAACCACATCCCCGATGCCGCCATGACCCTGGCTGTGATGGCGCTGTATGCGGACGGTCCTACCACCCTACGCAACATCGCCAGCTGGCGTGTGAAAGAAACCGACCGCATCGTGGCCATGGCTACCGAATGCCGCAAGCTGGGCGCGACGGTGGAAGAAGGCCCAGACTGGATCACGGTTCACCCTTTGCCAAATGGCAAACACAACAATGCGTCTGCGCAGGGCCAATGGAACGCCGCCAGCATCCACACCTACGACGACCACCGCGTGGCCATGTGTTTCTCGCTAGCAGCATTCAACGCCGACCAAGTACCCGTGCGCATTGAAGACCCCAAGTGCGTGGCCAAAACTTTCCCCGATTACTTCGAGGCCTTGTTCTCGGTGTCGCACGCGAAGGTCCAAGACATTCCCGTCATTTGCATCGACGGCCCCACTGCTTCTGGCAAAGGCACCTTGGCCAGCCGCGTGGCGCAGGCCTTGGGCTATCACTACCTTGACTCAGGCGCTCTCTACCGCGTGACCGCCTATGCCGCACTGAAAGCTGGTCTATCGCTAGAGGCCAACGACGAAGCCCGCATTGCCGACCTCGCCCGCACCCTGCCCGTTCGCTTTGAGGGCGAAGCCGTGTGGCTGGGTAACGAAGACGTCAGCAACGCCATTCGCACCGAACAAGCCGGCATGAATGCTTCAAAAGTATCCGTTTTACCTACCGTTCGTACCGCTTTGGTAGCCCTACAGCACAGTTTTCAACGCCTACCCGGCCTGTTGGCCGATGGCCGCGACATGGGCACCGTCATCTTCCCTGATGCGCCTTTGAAAGTGTTTTTGACTGCGAGCGCAGCTCAGCGCGCCGAGCGTCGTCATAAGCAATTGATTTCAAAGGGTATTTCGACTACACTTGACAGTCTTCGCGCCGACTTAGAGGCCCGCGACGCACGCGATTCATCGCGCAGCGTGGCGCCCTTGAAAGCGGCACAAGATGCTTACCAACTCGACAACTCATCGCTCTCTATCGAAGCCTCGGTAGATCAAGTGTTGACGTGGTGGCAAGCAAAGCAGCCGTTTTAA
- the rpsA gene encoding 30S ribosomal protein S1: protein MSESFAALFEESLKRSEMRTGEVITAEVIRIEHNHVVVNAGLKSEAYVPIEEFKNDKGELEVQAGDFVSVAIGSVENGYGDTILSRDTAKRLASWMSLEKALESGEFVTGTTSGKVKGGLTVLVNGIRAFLPGSLIDTRPIKDLSPYENKTMEFKVIKLDRKRNNVVLSRRAVVEASMGEERAKLMETLKEGSIVNGVVKNITEYGAFVDLGGIDGLLHITDMAWRRVRHPSEVVTAGQEITAKILKFDTEKNRVSLGLKQMGDDPWMGVNRRYPQSTRLFGKITNIADYGAFVELEPGIEGLVHVSEMDWTNKNVAPSKIVSLGDEVEVMVLEIDEDKRRISLGMKQCKANPWQDFAQNTKRGDRVKGPIKSITDFGVFVGLAAGIDGLVHLSDLSWNETGENAVREFKKGQEVEALVLAVDVDRERISLGIKQLDSDPFTTFVSINDKGQTVTGKVKTVDAKGAEIDLGEDIIGYLRVSEISRDRVEDASHVLKVGDEVTAVVVNVDRKTRNIQLSIKAKDAVDQQEAMASLSSQSKSENAGTTSLGALLRAKLDNN from the coding sequence ATGTCTGAATCTTTTGCCGCCCTATTTGAAGAATCTCTGAAGCGCTCCGAAATGCGCACCGGTGAAGTGATCACTGCTGAAGTGATCCGCATCGAGCACAACCACGTTGTGGTGAACGCTGGCCTCAAGTCTGAAGCTTACGTGCCAATCGAAGAATTCAAGAACGACAAGGGCGAGCTCGAAGTCCAAGCTGGTGACTTCGTGTCAGTTGCGATCGGTAGCGTTGAAAACGGCTACGGCGACACCATTTTGAGCCGCGACACTGCCAAGCGTTTGGCATCGTGGATGAGCTTGGAAAAAGCTCTGGAATCTGGCGAATTTGTCACTGGTACAACCAGCGGCAAAGTCAAGGGTGGCTTGACCGTGTTGGTCAACGGCATCCGCGCCTTCTTGCCTGGTTCATTGATCGACACACGTCCGATCAAAGACTTGTCTCCTTACGAGAACAAGACCATGGAATTCAAAGTCATCAAGCTCGACCGCAAGCGCAACAACGTCGTGTTGTCACGCCGCGCTGTGGTGGAAGCTTCGATGGGCGAAGAGCGCGCCAAGTTGATGGAGACTTTGAAAGAAGGCTCTATCGTCAATGGTGTGGTCAAGAACATCACCGAATACGGTGCATTCGTGGACTTGGGCGGCATCGACGGCCTGTTGCACATCACCGACATGGCATGGCGTCGTGTGCGTCACCCATCTGAGGTGGTCACAGCTGGTCAAGAAATCACTGCCAAGATCCTCAAGTTCGACACCGAGAAAAACCGCGTGTCTTTGGGCCTCAAGCAAATGGGCGACGATCCTTGGATGGGCGTCAACCGCCGCTACCCACAAAGCACTCGCTTGTTTGGCAAGATCACCAACATCGCCGACTACGGCGCGTTTGTGGAACTCGAACCAGGCATCGAAGGCTTGGTGCACGTGTCTGAAATGGACTGGACCAACAAGAACGTCGCGCCTTCCAAGATCGTGTCATTGGGCGACGAAGTCGAAGTCATGGTCCTCGAGATCGACGAAGACAAGCGCCGCATCAGCCTCGGCATGAAGCAATGCAAAGCTAACCCTTGGCAAGACTTCGCTCAAAACACCAAGCGCGGCGACCGCGTGAAGGGCCCAATCAAGTCCATCACCGACTTCGGCGTGTTCGTTGGTTTGGCTGCCGGCATCGACGGCTTGGTTCACTTGTCTGACTTGTCTTGGAACGAAACCGGCGAAAACGCTGTGCGCGAATTCAAGAAGGGTCAAGAAGTTGAAGCTTTGGTCTTGGCTGTGGACGTGGACCGCGAGCGCATCAGCTTGGGTATCAAACAACTCGACTCAGACCCATTCACCACCTTCGTGTCGATCAACGACAAAGGCCAAACCGTTACCGGCAAGGTCAAGACTGTGGACGCTAAGGGCGCTGAAATCGACCTCGGCGAAGACATCATCGGCTACTTGCGCGTCAGCGAAATTTCACGCGACCGCGTGGAAGACGCAAGCCACGTGTTGAAAGTTGGCGACGAAGTGACTGCTGTGGTGGTGAACGTGGATCGCAAGACCCGCAACATTCAGTTGTCCATCAAAGCCAAAGACGCTGTGGACCAACAAGAAGCCATGGCTTCCTTGTCTAGCCAATCTAAGAGCGAAAACGCTGGTACAACCAGCTTGGGCGCTTTGTTGCGCGCTAAGCTCGACAACAACTGA
- a CDS encoding integration host factor subunit beta, translating into MTRSDLVEELAARFGQLTHRDAEFAVKTLLDAMSDALVRGHRIELRGFGSFSINRRPPRMGRNPRSGESVAIPEKRVPHFKPGKALREAVDTRTQELLAGSAPKG; encoded by the coding sequence ATGACCCGTTCAGACCTGGTCGAAGAACTGGCTGCCCGCTTTGGGCAGCTCACGCACCGCGATGCCGAGTTCGCTGTCAAGACGCTTCTTGACGCGATGAGCGACGCGCTGGTGCGCGGGCACCGCATTGAGTTGCGAGGCTTTGGCAGTTTTTCGATCAACCGTCGCCCGCCTCGCATGGGACGCAACCCGCGTTCCGGCGAAAGCGTGGCGATTCCTGAGAAACGTGTGCCTCATTTCAAGCCGGGTAAAGCCCTGCGCGAAGCGGTGGACACACGCACTCAAGAATTGTTGGCGGGGTCTGCACCCAAAGGTTGA
- a CDS encoding lipopolysaccharide assembly protein LapA domain-containing protein, with product MKNLMWLLQLLLKAAIFFTLFAFALNNQHDAVVHFFFGTTWSAPLVLVLLTVFVMGVAVGVIGMVPRWWKHRRLAKLANTSTSEPTVSAPSPADPTHGI from the coding sequence TTGAAAAACCTCATGTGGCTGCTTCAGTTGTTACTGAAAGCAGCCATTTTTTTTACCCTGTTCGCTTTTGCGCTGAACAACCAACACGACGCCGTGGTCCATTTCTTTTTTGGCACCACGTGGAGCGCGCCGTTGGTGTTGGTGCTGCTGACCGTCTTCGTCATGGGCGTGGCGGTGGGCGTGATTGGCATGGTGCCGCGCTGGTGGAAACACCGTCGCTTGGCCAAACTGGCCAACACCTCAACCTCTGAGCCGACAGTGTCAGCCCCCTCTCCTGCGGACCCTACACATGGAATTTGA